The sequence below is a genomic window from Bacillus sp. S3.
CCTTCTTTTTTTGTCGAAATAAGTAGTATATGGGGTGAGGGAAACAAGTGGCTATTACTGGAATCAATTTAGGTGTAGGAAGAAACGATAAAGAATACTTTTGTCGATAATGTGGAACAAGGCTAATAAAAGTTGTGGTGAACGAAGAAACTTGGCGTTGTGATACTTGTAATGAAAAATTGTTAATTAAAATAAAGGATGTAGAGGACGGGATAGTTAGACTATTGCCTAGTGAAATGAGTAGATTCGATGATGTATTCAATTATTACGATTATGAATTTGTTGAACTTAAAGGGATAACTTTACTCGATAATAAAAAAGAATACCTTTTAGCTATTGCTGAATATAGAGGATTCAAAGTTGGTAAAGACAACTTTATAGATTGTAGGTGGAGAGGCAAAAAATATAAGTAATTCAATCAAGGATGCGTTTGTGGAAGAAAAAATAAGAGATTTTAGGACAAAGGCTATATTTTTGTTATTCCATAAAAGGGCACTTTTCTTGAATAAGAAGGCGTCTTTTTGATTACATAGCAAAAAATTATAAATATAGTAAACGACTTTTTTTAATGTACCCAGTTTGTTTTATTACAATTATTACATTGAGTAAATAACTTTTATTAATTAATTAAAAACTTAGGTATTATCGTTGTCAGCTTTTACATTTGTTATAGTAAACGACTTTTTTTTCAAACAACAAATTTTTATTGTTTAAGAAAACCGTTTACTTGATTAAAAATTGTTTAGCTGATAAAAAAGTAATTTACTGATGTCCTCTATTTTTTTAAATAGGGGGCAGTTTTATTTATGTGTTATTCAGCAATTAGCCCGGGAGAAAACTAAGATTGTGAAGTTTTGTACTTAAACTATCGGGGCAGCATTCCTGTAATGAAAGAAAATGGAGTTTGAACAAAAAAATAACCTCTTGATAGAATGAGAGAGTCCTGACGCTTGCCAGCAAAAAGGACAAATATCTCAAATACCAGGAGGCTTTAAAATGAATTATAACCAGAATAAGAAGATTGCTCAAATAACTTCTCAAACACTTATTATAGGAGTCGATATTGCTAAATTCAAGCATGTGGCACGTGCTCAGGATTTTAGAGGAATAGAGTTTGGAGCTCCTTGTCAATTTGAAAATACAAAAGAAGGTTTTGAGCATTTTCTTCAATGGATATCAGAAATTAAAAAAGAACAGAGTATGGATAAAGTAATGGTTGGCATGGAACCAACAGGCCACTATTGGTTTAACCTGGCCCATATTTTAAAAGAAAACGGGATTAAATTTGTCGCTGTAAACCCCTTGCATGTCAAGAAAAGCAAGGAGTTGGATGATAACTCACCTACCAAGAATGATGTGAAAGACGCCAAAGTCATAGCCCAGCTGGTCAAGGACGGAAGATACGCCGAACCTACGTTACCACAAGGAGTTTATGCAGAACTCCGTGTGGCAAAGAAAATACGCGATCTTTTAACTGAAGACCTTCAAACGGTCCAAGGCCAGGTACACAACTGGATTGACCGATACTTTCCAGAATTCCTGAAGGTGTTTAAAAAGTGGGAGGGCAAGGCAGCTTTACAATTCTTAAAGCTCTATGCCTTACCACATGAAATAGTTAATTTCACCGAACATGAACTGCTCTCCCATTTAAGAAAATCCGTAACTCGGAGTGTGGGATTAAGCAAGATTCGGGAGTTAAAGCAGGCAGCCAGCAAGTCCATCGGACTTCGACAAGGCTCCGAAATGGCTAAATTAGAGCTAGAGACCATCCTGGCCAAATATGAATTAATCCAGTTAAAATTCGAAGAATTGGATGCAAAAATAGAAGGTCTGCTTGATGAAATACCAGGTGTACCACAAATGTTAGCTATAAAAGGTGTGGGCAGGGATACAATTGCCGGCTTCTTTGCGGAAGTGGGTGATCTAAGTGATTATACTCATCCTCGGCAAATTATTAAGCTTGCCGGCTTAAGCTTAAAAGAAAATACATCCGGTAAGCACAAAGGAAAAACGACCATCACAAAAAGAGGACGGAAGAAACTGAGGGCGCTTTTATTCAGGGTTTGTATGATTCTCGTCGCGAAGAATTCCGCATTTAAGGCATTGCATGCTTACTATACTCAACGTCCGGATAATCCATTAAAGAAGATGCAGTCTCTAATCGCTTTATGTAATAAACTGATTCGAATTTTATTTAGTATAGGTAAAAAGCAATTTGATTTTAATGAAGAAAAGATGTTAAAGGACATCCCTCATTTGGCAGTAACAGAGAAGACTGAAATGGCAGCTTAAATTTGGTTTAGATTAGAGAAGTATTAGTTCTTGTTTTTATAGATCTGGAGACATTTGAAGCACGGATTAGTCGGCAAAGCAACTAAATTACGGGCTTGGACCCTGTGGGGCAGCATGGCTGACATCCACCTCATGGAAAGGTTGGACGAAGGAATTTGAGAGCGAAGACTCTGTGAGGCATGGGAGGGTTGACCTCCATGAGTAATGTGGACATCCACCAGTGCGATCATATTTTTACTCATCCACCAATTTTTGTAAGAAATTGGTTAGTGGGTAATAGCTCTTTTTTCTCTCAGTGTCCAAATATATCCTTTCAAGTGAAGATCCTCCAGCTATAAAGAGATTTACCGATAGGTAAATAACTATGAAATTCTATGAAAACATGAGTAATTCGGCGTTTTCGCTTCTTTTATTGAGGGAGATTAGTTCAAGAAAAATTCATACTATATAAGGGACTGGAATGTAATAAATGGTATGATTTATGAAAAACAGGAGGGGGATTTTTATGATTGGTGTTATGGGTTTTGGGTCTTTGCTAATTACAATTGGAATGCCTTTGGCAGTGGTTTTTATTTTAGTATGGACTTATAAAATAAAAAGAAATAGTGACACCCAAGTTGAGCAAAACAATACGATTATTAAATTGTTGGAAAAAGACACTAATCAATAAATTGGTATGAATGCTTATTGAGCTAACGGGTGCGATACTTCAAGAAGAAAGTCGCTTTTTTTTCTTTTTCCACAAGAAAGAAGTGAAATGTTGTACTTAAACTATCGTGGCAGTATGGAAATAATTTAATAAATTCCGGTGCCCTAGTATTAATTCAGAAAAAGAGGTTCTAGAAAAAAATAGAAATACTTACAAAAAGGTGCTTGACCATAAATGGCTATTCTATTAATATTAACTCATACATATGAATAGCCAACGGGACAGCCCCGAAGAACTAATAAGGTAATGCTCTTATGAGTATATTTCCTTACTAGTTTCTTCGGGGCTTTTTTGTTGTCTCAAAAGGAGGTGAGTATCGTGAAAAAGTTCTCAGTAAAAAAAATTCTTCCCTTTCTTGTTATGACCGCAGTTTTCACTTTGGCACTAGTTGTATTTTCTCCTGAAGAAGCAGCTGCCGCATGGAAGAAAGCGGGTATCACTCCTCAAGGTGATTTGAAGAACAGTAAAATTTACGCCGATCTTGCTAATATCGTTTACATGGTTACAGCTGTCGGAGGTTTCTGGGTTCTCCTTTGCCTAGTCTTCGCTGGTATGAAACTTTCAGCGGCACAAGGCGGTAACCCGCAAGCTCGTACACAAGGTTTTATTGGAATCCTTATGGCGGGTGTTGGAGTATTCATTATCGTTAAGGCTCAGACTATCGCAGGTTGGTTTGCAGGGTTTGGTGCTTAATCAGCTCAAATACTATAAAAATGCAGCCCCTCTAAATCTTTGTTAGAGGGGTGCATTTATAAAGAAGGTGTATTTTTTGAGGAAAGAAACAGTTCCTATTGATATGGCATCAGAGCAAAAAACAATCTTAGGGTTTATTTCCAGAAGGCAGCTTATATACATCATTGCTGGCGGGTCAATCCTGTACGCTATGGTCCCGGTTGTTTTCAATCTATTTCCTAATTTCATAGTTGGCGCAATCGCAAGTATTATTGTAGTTTTACCTATTTTATTCGTAGTTTTGATATTTGGCTTTTGGAAAAAAAACAAACTTCATCTTAATTATGATCACTTCTTTTTGATTAAGTTGGGATATAAAAAACAAATCGGCATTTGGCGAAAGGGAAGCAAACCTAAAGACTGGATGGTGAATAAATAAAATGAAAGATCTCCTTATAATGGGCACGTTCGCCCTCGTTATGTGGGTTTTTTATAGATTGATGTTAAAAGAGCCAATATTACCTTGGAAGGAAAAGACGGCTACTGAATATGCTCCAGTAGCGAAGAAGAGGGGAACAAAGAAAAAACATGAAGTCCAAATGGATGAAGAGCCTAAGCTTTTCGAGGAACTTTTTGAGAATATGAAAGACATTTCTCACCATATGATTCGTTTTAACGATAATTCCTTTACCTTAATTGCTGACGTTGAATCAGTTAACTACTTCCTAAAAAGTCAGGATGAACAAGAAGCGATTGATACAGTTTTTGAAAGCTGGCTTGCAGCTCTAAATTATCCGGTTCAATTTTATCTACAAAACCGTTTTATCGATATTTCGGAACCAATTCAAGAAATGAAAGAAAGCATGAAGGATTCAGAGGACCTTAATGAAGCAGCTTTAAGTTTCGGTGAGTCGATGATTGAGGATCTTGTAAACTGGCAAACACAAGCACCTAGATATGAAACAAAAAGATACCTGGTGTTTACTCATAAAATAAATGCACATGAACTTACTGCAGACTCCTCCGAGGAATTAGAAGAAAAGGTAATTGAAAAAGCATTTGCTGAATTAATGAGAAGAATGAACGCTGCAAAATCTCAATTAAGGAAAGCCGAAATAAATGTATCCCTACTACCTACCGAAGGAATATACGAATTGATGTACCACACATTTAATCGCCGGAAGGCAGTTAAACACCGATTTAAAGACATCATTGAACAAGAAAAGAATGCTTTATATGTAACAGCGGACCAATCAGATGACCATATAGAAGCTGTAAAGGAGGCAATTGAGGAACATGAAGAGTCTCAAGAAAGAATC
It includes:
- a CDS encoding IS110 family transposase codes for the protein MNYNQNKKIAQITSQTLIIGVDIAKFKHVARAQDFRGIEFGAPCQFENTKEGFEHFLQWISEIKKEQSMDKVMVGMEPTGHYWFNLAHILKENGIKFVAVNPLHVKKSKELDDNSPTKNDVKDAKVIAQLVKDGRYAEPTLPQGVYAELRVAKKIRDLLTEDLQTVQGQVHNWIDRYFPEFLKVFKKWEGKAALQFLKLYALPHEIVNFTEHELLSHLRKSVTRSVGLSKIRELKQAASKSIGLRQGSEMAKLELETILAKYELIQLKFEELDAKIEGLLDEIPGVPQMLAIKGVGRDTIAGFFAEVGDLSDYTHPRQIIKLAGLSLKENTSGKHKGKTTITKRGRKKLRALLFRVCMILVAKNSAFKALHAYYTQRPDNPLKKMQSLIALCNKLIRILFSIGKKQFDFNEEKMLKDIPHLAVTEKTEMAA
- a CDS encoding PrgI family mobile element protein: MRKETVPIDMASEQKTILGFISRRQLIYIIAGGSILYAMVPVVFNLFPNFIVGAIASIIVVLPILFVVLIFGFWKKNKLHLNYDHFFLIKLGYKKQIGIWRKGSKPKDWMVNK